In one Solanum dulcamara chromosome 1, daSolDulc1.2, whole genome shotgun sequence genomic region, the following are encoded:
- the LOC129902551 gene encoding probable trehalose-phosphate phosphatase J isoform X2 — MTQQNVVVSDPKSGINLTIPVKVPVSNSSALFTTAAQKPPPKPGSCIAISRKTLLEISGNNSTRINCWVESMRSSSPTHHKSSPALSDDLNSWMVQHPSALDMFEQIISASKGKQIVMFLDYDGTLSPIVEDPDQAFMSDAMRATVRKLARYFPTAIVSGRCRDKVYSFVRLAELYYAGSHGMDIKGPSKGSKYKKGAQAVLFQPASEFLPMIDEVYKELVDITKSTEGVIVENNKFCVSVHFRCVDEKKWGELAQQVRSVLKEYPKLRLTQGRKVLEVRPTIKWDKGKALEFLLESLGYANCTDVFPVYIGDDRTDEDAFKVLRERDQGFGILVSKTPKDTHASYSLQEPSEVMVFLRRLVEWKKLSLRRQFRLRRQIEEMKASLRN, encoded by the exons ATGACTCAGCAGAATGTGGTAGTATCCGATCCAAAATCCGGTATTAATTTGACAATACCAGTGAAGGTACCGGTGTCGAACTCGTCGGCTCTGTTCACAACGGCAGCTCAGAAGCCGCCACCGAAGCCGGGGAGTTGCATCGCAATTTCAAGAAAGACACTTCTTGAAATCAGTGGGAATAATAGTACTAGAATTAACTGTTGGGTTGAATCAATGAGATCTTCCTCTCCTACTCATCACAAGTCCAGTCCTGCTCTTTcagatgacttgaattcttggaTG GTGCAACATCCATCAGCACTAGATATGTTTGAGCAGATAATCAGTGCTTCAAAGGGAAAGCAAATTGTGATGTTTTTAGACTATGATGGCACTCTTTCCCCCATTGTTGAGGACCCTGATCAAGCTTTCATGTCTGATGCT ATGAGAGCAACAGTTAGAAAGCTTGCTAGATATTTCCCTACTGCAATAGTGAGTGGGAGGTGCAGAGACAAG GTATACAGTTTTGTACGATTGGCAGAGTTGTACTATGCTGGTAGCCATGGAATGGATATAAAAGGACCATCAAAAGGTTCCAAATACAAGAAA GGAGCTCAAGCTGTTCTTTTCCAACCAGCAAGTGAATTTCTCCCTATGATTGATGAGGTTTACAAAGAACTTGTGGATATAACAAAGTCGACAGAAGGAGTTATAGTGGAGAATAACAAGTTTTGTGTCTCTGTACATTTCCGCTGTGTTGATGAAAAG AAATGGGGTGAACTAGCACAACAAGTAAGATCAGTGCTTAAAGAATACCCAAAGCTTCGATTGACACAAGGAAGAAAAGTATTAGAGGTTCGTCCAACTATTAAATGGGACAAGGGGAAAGCTCTTGAATTCTTGCTTGAATCCCTTG GATATGCTAACTGTACTGATGTCTTTCCTGTATATATTGGCGATGATCGAACCGATGAAGATGCTTTCAAG GTCCTAAGAGAAAGAGATCAAGGTTTTGGCATTCTTGTCTCCAAAACTCCAAAAGACACACATGCATCTTATTCTTTGCAAGAACCATCTGAG GTTATGGTGTTTCTGCGACGTTTGGTAGAGTGGAAAAAGTTGTCGTTAAGAAGACAATTTAGACTTCGAAGACAAATTGAGGAGATGAAAGCATCTCTAAGGAACTAA
- the LOC129902551 gene encoding probable trehalose-phosphate phosphatase J isoform X1: MTQQNVVVSDPKSGINLTIPVKVPVSNSSALFTTAAQKPPPKPGSCIAISRKTLLEISGNNSTRINCWVESMRSSSPTHHKSSPALSDDLNSWMQVQHPSALDMFEQIISASKGKQIVMFLDYDGTLSPIVEDPDQAFMSDAMRATVRKLARYFPTAIVSGRCRDKVYSFVRLAELYYAGSHGMDIKGPSKGSKYKKGAQAVLFQPASEFLPMIDEVYKELVDITKSTEGVIVENNKFCVSVHFRCVDEKKWGELAQQVRSVLKEYPKLRLTQGRKVLEVRPTIKWDKGKALEFLLESLGYANCTDVFPVYIGDDRTDEDAFKVLRERDQGFGILVSKTPKDTHASYSLQEPSEVMVFLRRLVEWKKLSLRRQFRLRRQIEEMKASLRN, from the exons ATGACTCAGCAGAATGTGGTAGTATCCGATCCAAAATCCGGTATTAATTTGACAATACCAGTGAAGGTACCGGTGTCGAACTCGTCGGCTCTGTTCACAACGGCAGCTCAGAAGCCGCCACCGAAGCCGGGGAGTTGCATCGCAATTTCAAGAAAGACACTTCTTGAAATCAGTGGGAATAATAGTACTAGAATTAACTGTTGGGTTGAATCAATGAGATCTTCCTCTCCTACTCATCACAAGTCCAGTCCTGCTCTTTcagatgacttgaattcttggaTG CAGGTGCAACATCCATCAGCACTAGATATGTTTGAGCAGATAATCAGTGCTTCAAAGGGAAAGCAAATTGTGATGTTTTTAGACTATGATGGCACTCTTTCCCCCATTGTTGAGGACCCTGATCAAGCTTTCATGTCTGATGCT ATGAGAGCAACAGTTAGAAAGCTTGCTAGATATTTCCCTACTGCAATAGTGAGTGGGAGGTGCAGAGACAAG GTATACAGTTTTGTACGATTGGCAGAGTTGTACTATGCTGGTAGCCATGGAATGGATATAAAAGGACCATCAAAAGGTTCCAAATACAAGAAA GGAGCTCAAGCTGTTCTTTTCCAACCAGCAAGTGAATTTCTCCCTATGATTGATGAGGTTTACAAAGAACTTGTGGATATAACAAAGTCGACAGAAGGAGTTATAGTGGAGAATAACAAGTTTTGTGTCTCTGTACATTTCCGCTGTGTTGATGAAAAG AAATGGGGTGAACTAGCACAACAAGTAAGATCAGTGCTTAAAGAATACCCAAAGCTTCGATTGACACAAGGAAGAAAAGTATTAGAGGTTCGTCCAACTATTAAATGGGACAAGGGGAAAGCTCTTGAATTCTTGCTTGAATCCCTTG GATATGCTAACTGTACTGATGTCTTTCCTGTATATATTGGCGATGATCGAACCGATGAAGATGCTTTCAAG GTCCTAAGAGAAAGAGATCAAGGTTTTGGCATTCTTGTCTCCAAAACTCCAAAAGACACACATGCATCTTATTCTTTGCAAGAACCATCTGAG GTTATGGTGTTTCTGCGACGTTTGGTAGAGTGGAAAAAGTTGTCGTTAAGAAGACAATTTAGACTTCGAAGACAAATTGAGGAGATGAAAGCATCTCTAAGGAACTAA